A stretch of Spirosoma oryzicola DNA encodes these proteins:
- a CDS encoding GNAT family N-acetyltransferase: MIIRPYEKPDAAQLISVFCKSVPVAFGENEISEYSTFLETWSGPYFVAEDNGKLLGACGYYSRDDRQEAYICWILSDPDAKGQGIGKTLLLHNLALIDEQPIIQRIVCETSQVAYLFFEKFGFELQHTKPDYWAPGLDLYHMILHKKAS, from the coding sequence ATGATCATTCGACCTTACGAAAAACCAGATGCCGCTCAACTTATTTCGGTATTCTGCAAAAGTGTTCCAGTCGCCTTCGGTGAAAACGAAATTAGTGAGTACAGTACATTTCTGGAAACGTGGTCAGGTCCCTACTTTGTTGCCGAGGATAACGGAAAGCTATTAGGTGCCTGTGGCTATTATAGTCGGGACGACCGACAGGAAGCGTATATCTGCTGGATATTGTCCGATCCGGATGCCAAAGGGCAGGGCATCGGCAAAACACTCCTGTTGCACAACCTGGCCCTTATCGACGAACAGCCGATCATTCAGCGCATTGTGTGTGAGACGTCGCAGGTTGCTTATCTTTTTTTCGAGAAATTTGGCTTTGAACTACAGCACACCAAACCGGATTATTGGGCCCCCGGTCTTGATCTGTATCACATGATACTCCATAAAAAGGCCTCATAA
- a CDS encoding universal stress protein, protein MTNLLFPTDFSSSSTAALDWVRLFARKTGATITLLHVYQPMIPDTTLPTVGDPGFGLVASQEIEEISRQRLLQLEAELQAEGFSVRAEWRIGSVDDEILDAAKGLFADLIVMGRSDLNTFFDRLAGSAVSDVADEAVCPVLIVPITTEGQAVRPAQVHTIVYAMQPKTTQSVVSAQTDSLIDTFDAKLSVLTDDQLDNAHADLIVMQLYPEAGFLDKLLHPNRTARLVEKSTVPVLVYHREK, encoded by the coding sequence ATGACAAACCTGCTTTTTCCTACCGATTTTTCGTCAAGTTCGACCGCTGCCCTCGACTGGGTACGGCTTTTTGCCCGTAAGACCGGTGCAACCATAACACTCTTGCATGTCTACCAACCGATGATTCCAGATACGACGTTACCAACCGTTGGTGATCCCGGTTTTGGCTTGGTAGCCTCGCAGGAAATTGAAGAAATTAGCCGTCAGCGTTTGTTGCAGCTCGAAGCAGAGTTACAGGCCGAAGGGTTTTCGGTCCGGGCGGAGTGGCGAATTGGCAGCGTTGACGACGAAATCTTAGATGCTGCCAAAGGGCTTTTTGCCGATCTGATCGTAATGGGCCGCAGCGATCTGAATACGTTTTTCGACCGGCTGGCGGGTAGCGCCGTGTCCGATGTGGCTGACGAAGCCGTTTGTCCGGTGCTGATTGTTCCAATTACAACCGAAGGGCAAGCCGTTCGTCCGGCTCAGGTGCATACCATTGTGTATGCCATGCAGCCAAAAACGACGCAAAGTGTAGTATCTGCCCAGACCGATTCGCTAATTGATACGTTCGATGCCAAGCTTTCGGTGTTGACGGATGATCAACTCGACAACGCACATGCTGACCTGATTGTGATGCAATTATACCCCGAAGCAGGTTTTCTGGATAAACTGCTGCACCCCAACCGCACCGCTCGTCTGGTAGAAAAATCGACCGTACCCGTGCTGGTCTATCACCGGGAAAAATAG
- a CDS encoding SPFH domain-containing protein has protein sequence MTFLGILFVLVLVAAFLSIVIVQQGTVAVVTIFGKYARVMGPGLNFKIPFVEVIYRRISIQNRSVELSFQAITADQANVNFKAMLVYSVLNQEEETIKNVAFKFIDEASFMQALVRTIEGSIRSFVATKRQAQILALRSEIIEHVKSQLDTLLESWGYHLTDLQLNDIAFDEVIMRSMAQVVASSNLKAAAENEGQALLITKTKAAEADGNAIKISAEAEKTASQLRGQGVALFREEVAKGMAESAKVMTEANLDASLILFSIWTEAIKHFAENGKGNVIFLDGSTEGMEKTMKQIMAVETMNSGSGTGRIITPPTTR, from the coding sequence ATGACCTTTCTAGGCATACTCTTTGTCCTCGTGCTGGTTGCCGCGTTCCTCTCGATTGTGATTGTGCAACAGGGAACGGTAGCCGTTGTAACCATCTTCGGGAAATATGCTCGGGTAATGGGGCCTGGGCTGAACTTTAAAATCCCTTTTGTCGAGGTTATTTATCGCCGTATTTCGATCCAGAACCGCTCCGTCGAACTGTCGTTTCAGGCCATTACCGCCGATCAGGCCAATGTCAACTTCAAAGCGATGCTGGTCTATTCGGTGCTGAACCAGGAAGAAGAAACAATCAAAAATGTAGCCTTCAAATTCATTGACGAAGCGTCGTTCATGCAGGCATTGGTTCGAACCATCGAAGGCTCGATCCGTAGTTTTGTGGCGACCAAACGACAGGCTCAAATTCTGGCCCTTCGCTCAGAAATTATTGAACACGTTAAGTCGCAACTGGACACTTTACTCGAAAGCTGGGGCTATCACCTGACGGATCTACAACTAAACGATATTGCGTTTGACGAAGTGATTATGCGGTCGATGGCGCAAGTGGTTGCTTCGTCGAATCTCAAGGCGGCCGCCGAAAACGAAGGACAAGCACTGCTGATCACCAAAACGAAGGCCGCCGAAGCGGACGGGAACGCCATCAAGATCTCCGCTGAGGCCGAAAAAACAGCGTCGCAGTTGCGCGGTCAGGGTGTGGCTCTGTTCCGGGAAGAAGTGGCGAAGGGTATGGCCGAATCGGCAAAAGTCATGACCGAAGCCAATCTCGATGCATCCCTGATCCTGTTCTCGATCTGGACCGAAGCGATCAAGCATTTCGCTGAAAACGGGAAAGGCAACGTTATCTTCCTGGATGGTTCGACCGAAGGCATGGAAAAAACAATGAAGCAGATAATGGCCGTCGAAACCATGAATAGCGGTAGCGGAACAGGGCGTATCATAACACCCCCGACGACCCGATAA
- a CDS encoding MFS transporter, whose protein sequence is MKKSLLPLTIGGFGIGMTEFVMMGILPDIANSLHISIPVAGHLISSYALGVVLGAPLLVGIAGNYPPKKILLGLMALFTFCNALSSFAPNYEIMMMTRLLSGLPHGAFFGVGAVVASRLAGKGKEAQAISMMFAGLTVANIIGVPLGTYIGHTMSWRITFILIAVVGLITMLCIQKLLPEMPVVGESNLRKDLKLFTRVEPWLILGITAIGTGGLFAWFSYIAPLLTEVAGFGSDQITWILVLAGLGMAVGNLIAGRTADMMSPIKATALFLLLMSVCLMVVYFVAPFKGPLLIMTFVTGAVAFSLGAPIQILMIRAANGSEMLASSVSQAGFNIGNALGAYLGGLPIAAGLGYTSPEWVGAMLAFAGFVLAMTVYFRQRNVASFELAAGN, encoded by the coding sequence ATGAAAAAGAGCTTATTACCTCTCACCATTGGAGGGTTCGGCATAGGCATGACAGAATTTGTCATGATGGGTATTCTGCCGGATATCGCCAACTCGCTCCACATTTCGATTCCCGTTGCTGGCCATTTGATTTCGTCGTATGCGCTTGGGGTGGTCTTGGGAGCACCCTTGTTGGTGGGTATTGCCGGAAATTATCCTCCCAAAAAGATATTGCTGGGGCTTATGGCCCTGTTTACGTTTTGTAATGCACTCTCGTCCTTTGCCCCTAATTATGAGATCATGATGATGACCCGCCTGCTGTCGGGGCTGCCGCATGGTGCGTTCTTTGGTGTAGGGGCCGTAGTCGCAAGCCGGTTAGCCGGTAAAGGAAAAGAAGCGCAGGCTATTTCGATGATGTTCGCGGGGCTTACGGTGGCCAACATCATCGGCGTTCCGCTGGGAACATACATCGGCCATACGATGAGCTGGCGGATTACCTTTATCCTTATTGCCGTCGTTGGATTGATTACGATGCTGTGCATTCAAAAACTGCTCCCGGAGATGCCCGTCGTTGGCGAATCGAATCTACGCAAGGATTTGAAGCTGTTTACGCGCGTTGAGCCCTGGCTTATCTTAGGAATTACGGCTATCGGTACGGGCGGCTTATTTGCGTGGTTCAGTTATATCGCTCCCTTGCTGACCGAAGTAGCCGGTTTTGGTAGCGATCAAATTACCTGGATTCTGGTATTGGCCGGTCTGGGAATGGCCGTTGGTAACCTGATTGCCGGACGAACGGCCGATATGATGTCGCCCATCAAGGCTACGGCTCTGTTTTTGCTGCTGATGTCGGTCTGTCTGATGGTCGTTTACTTCGTCGCTCCCTTCAAAGGTCCGTTGCTAATCATGACGTTTGTTACGGGAGCCGTTGCGTTTTCATTAGGAGCACCTATTCAGATTCTGATGATTCGGGCCGCCAATGGTTCCGAAATGCTGGCTTCGTCCGTTAGTCAGGCTGGCTTTAACATTGGTAATGCGTTGGGCGCTTACCTCGGCGGTCTGCCTATTGCGGCTGGTTTGGGTTACACCTCGCCCGAATGGGTAGGGGCCATGCTGGCCTTTGCCGGATTCGTATTGGCGATGACAGTGTACTTCCGTCAGCGCAATGTGGCAAGTTTTGAACTCGCTGCCGGCAATTAG
- the polA gene encoding DNA polymerase I, whose amino-acid sequence MAKPQKKLFLLDALALIYRAHFAFNKSPRISSRGVNTSAIFGFMNAMIEVLTKEKPTHIGVAFDSSKKTFRHEQFPLYKATRQSQPEDISVATPYIKKIVEAMQIPILILEGYEADDIIGTIAKKAALADFEVYMMTPDKDYGQLVEEHVHIYKPAFMGKPAEKLGVSEVLERWQIERIDQVTDMLGLMGDSVDNIPGIPGVGEKTAQKLIADFGSVENLIANADQLKGKLKENVVNYGQQGLLSKQLATIHLDVPVAFDEDLLRHTEYDKPRLSALLDELEFRQMKTRLLGPNYDESPAADSPKKPASGQMDLFNSPGGDAPAFLPFPNMGRSGDPALNPSGAEDLPFDFGSVGNAPAASEPVEKPKTKAKRTSVKAPVASASAATPDVVTDSSTIEGAEKVTAEPDQPAYLDVYPDYEIDENQPERRKTITSVKHDYRLVDTPELRASLVHYLSLQESICFDSETTAIDPVEADLVGLSFSYRTGEAFYVPVPENREEAQAIVDQFKPVFENPAIGKIGQNLKYDLLMLKKYGVEVQGKLFDTMIAHYLIEPEMRHNMDMMAMTYLNYQPVEIESLIGKKGKGQLSMRDVEVQKVVEYAGEDADITLQLKETFAPRLEKDNLHKLFDQVEMPLVQVLTDLELEGITIDTNALAELSATLDTDMRQVQQEIFAIAGDSFNIGSPKQLGEILFDKLKLDKNAKKTKTGQYATGEEVLSKLEEEHEIARKILDYRELIKLKNTYVDALPLLISKRTGRIHTSFNQAVASTGRLSSANPNLQNIPIRTPRGQEIRKAFVPRGPEFLIMSADYSQIELRIMAAFSGDQTMLDAFNNGVDIHTQTASKVFHVPISEVTGDMRRKAKTINFGIIYGISSFGLAQRLKIPRKEAAQIIEEYFGEFPAVKAYMDQSIEKARGFGYAETILGRRRYLRDINSRNVTDRMFAERNAVNAPIQGSAADMLKIAMIRIHEFMQAERLKSKMILTVHDELVFDAHRDEIDLLRERVNDIMKNAIPMAVQMETGIGTGENWLLAH is encoded by the coding sequence ATGGCCAAACCACAAAAAAAACTCTTTCTGTTAGACGCGCTGGCGCTTATTTACCGCGCCCATTTTGCTTTCAACAAATCACCCCGTATCTCGTCGCGCGGGGTTAACACGTCGGCTATTTTTGGTTTCATGAACGCCATGATCGAGGTGCTGACCAAAGAAAAACCGACGCACATCGGCGTTGCGTTCGACTCCTCGAAGAAGACGTTCCGCCATGAGCAGTTTCCGCTGTACAAAGCCACCCGGCAGTCGCAACCCGAAGACATCAGCGTCGCAACGCCTTACATCAAAAAGATTGTTGAAGCGATGCAGATTCCTATCCTGATTCTGGAAGGGTACGAGGCTGATGATATTATCGGAACCATCGCCAAAAAAGCGGCTCTGGCTGATTTCGAGGTGTACATGATGACACCCGACAAGGATTACGGTCAGCTGGTGGAAGAACACGTTCATATTTACAAACCGGCTTTCATGGGCAAACCCGCTGAGAAGCTAGGCGTATCTGAAGTGCTGGAGCGTTGGCAGATCGAACGAATCGACCAGGTGACCGATATGCTGGGTCTGATGGGCGATTCGGTGGATAATATTCCTGGTATTCCGGGAGTAGGTGAAAAGACGGCGCAGAAGCTGATTGCTGATTTTGGCTCCGTCGAAAACCTGATTGCTAATGCTGATCAGTTAAAGGGTAAGCTTAAAGAAAATGTCGTCAATTATGGGCAGCAAGGCTTGCTGTCGAAGCAGCTGGCGACGATTCACCTTGATGTGCCGGTCGCGTTTGATGAAGACCTGCTGCGGCATACCGAATACGATAAGCCCCGCCTGTCGGCTTTGCTGGACGAACTGGAGTTTCGGCAGATGAAAACCCGTCTGCTGGGTCCGAATTACGACGAGAGTCCAGCGGCTGACTCACCGAAAAAACCGGCCTCGGGACAGATGGATTTGTTTAATTCGCCGGGTGGTGATGCGCCAGCGTTTCTTCCTTTCCCGAACATGGGACGGTCCGGCGATCCGGCGCTGAACCCATCCGGTGCAGAAGACTTGCCGTTTGATTTTGGTTCGGTCGGTAACGCGCCTGCGGCTAGCGAGCCAGTCGAAAAGCCGAAGACGAAAGCCAAGCGAACCAGCGTAAAAGCACCGGTAGCTTCCGCGTCGGCAGCGACCCCCGATGTCGTGACCGATTCGTCAACGATTGAAGGGGCGGAGAAAGTCACCGCAGAACCCGATCAGCCCGCTTATCTCGACGTGTACCCCGACTACGAGATTGACGAGAATCAGCCCGAACGTCGGAAAACGATTACGTCGGTCAAGCACGATTACCGGCTGGTCGATACACCCGAGTTGCGGGCGAGTCTGGTTCACTACCTGAGTTTGCAGGAAAGTATCTGCTTTGACTCCGAAACAACCGCCATCGATCCGGTCGAGGCCGATCTGGTTGGTCTGTCATTCTCGTACCGAACAGGCGAAGCGTTTTATGTACCCGTACCGGAAAATCGGGAAGAAGCGCAGGCCATTGTTGATCAGTTTAAGCCCGTCTTTGAGAATCCGGCCATTGGTAAGATTGGTCAGAACTTGAAGTACGACCTGCTGATGCTCAAAAAGTACGGCGTAGAGGTGCAGGGTAAGCTGTTTGACACCATGATTGCCCATTACCTCATTGAGCCCGAAATGCGTCATAACATGGACATGATGGCAATGACTTATCTGAATTACCAGCCGGTTGAAATCGAATCGCTGATTGGTAAAAAAGGGAAGGGGCAGCTGTCGATGCGCGATGTGGAGGTGCAAAAAGTAGTTGAGTACGCGGGGGAGGACGCTGATATTACGCTTCAACTGAAAGAAACGTTTGCGCCCCGGCTCGAAAAAGATAATCTACACAAGCTGTTCGATCAGGTTGAGATGCCGCTCGTGCAGGTGCTGACGGATCTGGAGCTGGAAGGCATTACTATCGATACCAATGCGCTGGCCGAACTATCTGCAACGCTTGATACCGACATGCGACAGGTGCAGCAGGAAATCTTTGCTATTGCGGGGGATTCGTTCAACATCGGCTCGCCGAAGCAGTTGGGTGAAATTCTGTTCGATAAGCTGAAACTCGATAAAAACGCTAAAAAGACCAAAACAGGTCAGTACGCCACGGGCGAAGAGGTGTTGTCGAAACTCGAAGAAGAGCACGAAATTGCCCGTAAAATTCTGGACTATCGTGAGCTGATCAAGCTCAAAAATACGTACGTGGATGCGCTGCCGTTGCTCATCAGTAAACGTACGGGTCGGATTCATACTTCATTCAACCAGGCCGTCGCATCGACCGGGCGGTTATCGTCGGCGAATCCGAACCTGCAAAACATTCCGATTCGGACCCCACGCGGTCAGGAGATTAGGAAAGCTTTTGTGCCGCGTGGACCGGAATTTCTGATCATGTCGGCCGATTACTCGCAGATCGAACTGCGGATTATGGCGGCTTTCAGTGGTGATCAGACCATGCTTGATGCGTTCAACAACGGCGTCGATATCCATACCCAGACGGCCAGTAAAGTTTTCCACGTACCCATCAGCGAGGTAACGGGCGATATGCGCCGGAAAGCCAAAACCATCAACTTCGGGATTATCTACGGTATTTCGTCGTTCGGACTGGCGCAGCGATTGAAGATTCCCCGCAAGGAAGCCGCTCAAATTATTGAGGAATACTTCGGTGAGTTTCCGGCGGTAAAAGCGTACATGGACCAGAGCATCGAGAAAGCACGGGGCTTTGGCTATGCCGAAACAATCCTGGGTCGCCGTCGGTACCTGCGTGACATCAACTCGCGGAACGTAACGGACCGGATGTTTGCCGAACGTAACGCCGTCAACGCCCCAATTCAGGGAAGTGCCGCCGATATGCTTAAGATCGCCATGATCCGTATTCATGAGTTTATGCAGGCCGAGCGGCTGAAATCGAAGATGATTCTGACAGTGCATGATGAACTGGTGTTCGATGCTCACCGTGACGAAATCGATTTGTTGCGGGAGCGGGTTAATGACATTATGAAAAATGCGATTCCGATGGCTGTGCAGATGGAAACCGGTATTGGTACCGGCGAAAACTGGCTGCTGGCACACTAA
- a CDS encoding fasciclin domain-containing protein encodes MVSNHHSSRERAWSLLPALFVVLLLSFSACKKNDDSTPTPSTVNDLINNGNGSSNQFTIFRTAVRQAGLSGALSQAGNYTVFAPTNAAFQAFGYADTNAIKAAPATLLTAVIQYHILTSKLTASAIPTAVNTPVQTLSGGTLYITKGASTSATSTTATSATAISVNGARVVSTSGEASNGIVHAIDRVLLPPVFGDVATTIQGIPTILPTASFTYLNAAVTRAGLVSSLTATSGGPITVFAPTDAAFTASVPSLTSVAAVSALPVAQLQQILAYHIVPNNRLYTPLITNASSLSTALPGSILTAGVSTTGVTVTGKSNGTSASNITGPDITASNGVVHIIDRLLLP; translated from the coding sequence ATGGTTTCCAATCACCACTCGTCTCGTGAACGAGCGTGGAGTCTGCTACCGGCTCTGTTCGTCGTTCTCCTTCTCTCGTTTTCAGCCTGTAAGAAAAACGACGACAGCACACCAACACCATCGACGGTCAACGATCTGATCAACAACGGTAATGGATCATCAAATCAGTTTACGATCTTCCGAACGGCTGTGCGGCAGGCCGGGCTGAGTGGAGCGTTGAGTCAAGCGGGCAACTACACTGTTTTCGCACCGACCAACGCGGCTTTTCAGGCGTTTGGGTATGCAGATACGAACGCAATCAAAGCGGCTCCTGCTACATTACTAACCGCCGTCATTCAGTACCACATACTGACCAGCAAGCTTACGGCGTCGGCTATTCCTACGGCGGTCAACACACCCGTGCAAACGCTGTCAGGAGGAACGCTTTACATTACCAAAGGAGCCTCTACATCGGCAACGTCTACTACAGCGACTTCCGCTACGGCTATTTCGGTAAACGGCGCTCGCGTGGTTTCGACCAGTGGGGAAGCCAGCAACGGGATCGTACACGCTATTGATCGGGTGCTGTTGCCGCCTGTTTTCGGTGATGTCGCTACGACCATTCAAGGTATTCCAACCATCCTGCCGACAGCTTCATTCACGTACTTGAATGCCGCTGTGACCCGGGCCGGGCTGGTTAGCTCGTTAACGGCTACGTCGGGCGGACCGATCACAGTATTTGCGCCGACCGATGCGGCCTTTACGGCGTCGGTGCCTAGCCTGACATCGGTAGCGGCTGTCAGTGCGTTACCCGTAGCGCAACTTCAACAAATACTGGCTTATCACATCGTTCCTAACAACCGCTTATACACCCCGTTGATTACCAATGCATCTAGCCTGTCGACGGCGCTGCCCGGATCGATCCTGACAGCCGGTGTTAGCACAACGGGCGTGACAGTAACAGGTAAGAGCAACGGTACTTCGGCTTCTAACATTACAGGTCCTGACATCACGGCGTCGAATGGTGTTGTGCATATCATTGATCGGTTACTGCTTCCGTAG